The following are from one region of the Coffea eugenioides isolate CCC68of chromosome 2, Ceug_1.0, whole genome shotgun sequence genome:
- the LOC113763703 gene encoding uncharacterized protein LOC113763703 isoform X1, protein MATFRKNHLTPYLTSELLLHLFLLLPLASGSIHELLVSQGLPAGLFPKDVVKSYDLDEDGLLQVYLDKPCVAKFETRVFFDSVVRANLTYGGLTGVEGLSQQELFLWLPVKDIIVYDPSSGLILFDIGLAHRQMSLSLFEEPPVCNPQNEVQEKIDGEKGLIQVQR, encoded by the exons ATGGCCACATTTCGCAAAAACCACCTCACGCCATACCTGACATCTGAACTTCTTCTGcacctctttcttcttcttcctcttgcatcAGGGTCAATCCATGAGCTCCTCGTCAGCCAAGGCTTGCCGGCCGGACTTTTCCCTAAAGATGTAGTAAaatcatatgatcttgatgaaGATGGGCTTCTTCAGGTTTACTTGGACAAGCCATGTGTGGCCAAGTTTGAGACCAGGGTTTTCTTTGACAGCGTGGTTAGAGCTAATCTTACCTACGGTGGACTTACCGGGGTGGAGGGTTTGTCTCAACAAGAGCTGTTTTTGTGGTTGCCTGTGAAAGATATCATAGTTTATGATCCTTCTTCCGGCCTCATTCTCTTTGATATTGGCTTGGCTCACAGACAGATGTCCCTTTCTCTCTTTGAAGAGCCTCCAGTTTGCAATCCTCAAA ATGAGGTGCAGGAGAAGATTGATGGCGAGAAGGGATTAATTCAAGTTCAGAGATAG
- the LOC113763703 gene encoding uncharacterized protein LOC113763703 isoform X2, translating to MATFRKNHLTPYLTSELLLHLFLLLPLASGSIHELLVSQGLPAGLFPKDVVKSYDLDEDGLLQVYLDKPCVAKFETRVFFDSVVRANLTYGGLTGVEGLSQQELFLWLPVKDIIVYDPSSGLILFDIGLAHRQMSLSLFEEPPVCNPQKAKNKEEEEEDCKY from the exons ATGGCCACATTTCGCAAAAACCACCTCACGCCATACCTGACATCTGAACTTCTTCTGcacctctttcttcttcttcctcttgcatcAGGGTCAATCCATGAGCTCCTCGTCAGCCAAGGCTTGCCGGCCGGACTTTTCCCTAAAGATGTAGTAAaatcatatgatcttgatgaaGATGGGCTTCTTCAGGTTTACTTGGACAAGCCATGTGTGGCCAAGTTTGAGACCAGGGTTTTCTTTGACAGCGTGGTTAGAGCTAATCTTACCTACGGTGGACTTACCGGGGTGGAGGGTTTGTCTCAACAAGAGCTGTTTTTGTGGTTGCCTGTGAAAGATATCATAGTTTATGATCCTTCTTCCGGCCTCATTCTCTTTGATATTGGCTTGGCTCACAGACAGATGTCCCTTTCTCTCTTTGAAGAGCCTCCAGTTTGCAATCCTCAAA aagcgaaaaataaagaagaagaagaagaagattgcAAATATTAG
- the LOC113761193 gene encoding uncharacterized protein LOC113761193, with translation MAFYGFKGDVDECYWTPYMSSTCDYDALLPPPASLAYSSYEVNEPRLYSYNFFDSYATQPVQNYSVHSFSEPRLIQYEPPPSYGVDSFYSRTNYTVSYSTLEFNEPEWDEYDPTPYGGGYDQTQTYGKPLPPSDAICYPRSTPQPNGELLGGFSYASIPSAYGEKDGHSTKPDDGRKPADTKEQEQESLDGDGDTVTEGTDDNVKDDDDLGKPLEEKLGHVDGKLPEREPRDFDEIPSSDYGRNGGYGHEWNRQVPYIPYGSGLESLDLCDSIFGYWPCLAKIERQQKCPVCDEANRNDPWKSTADYLFGSPYGYGEQQDGGSGNYYDRSGSYYQYQHQYLQQ, from the coding sequence ATGGCTTTCTATGGCTTCAAGGGAGATGTCGATGAGTGTTACTGGACTCCTTATATGAGCAGTACTTGTGATTATGATGCTCTTCTTCCACCTCCAGCTTCATTAGCATATTCTTCATATGAGGTGAATGAGCCAAGATTATATTCTTACAATTTCTTTGATTCTTATGCCACTCAACCAGTACAGAACTACTCTGTGCATAGTTTTTCTGAACCGAGGCTTATCCAATATGAGCCACCTCCCTCCTATGGTGTCGATTCCTTTTATTCTCGGACAAATTACACAGTCTCTTACTCCACCTTAGAGTTTAACGAGCCTGAGTGGGATGAATATGATCCAACACCTTATGGTGGCGGCTATGATCAAACTCAAACCTATGGCAAACCTCTTCCTCCCTCAGATGCAATCTGTTATCCTCGTTCCACCCCACAGCCAAATGGTGAATTGTTGGGCGGCTTTTCATATGCATCCATTCCTTCAGCTTATGGAGAAAAAGATGGCCATTCAACGAAGCCTGATGATGGACGCAAGCCTGCAGACACCAAAGAGCAAGAGCAAGAATCCCTTGATGGTGATGGAGATACTGTTACCGAGGGAACTGATGACAATGTTAAGGACGACGACGACCTTGGGAAACCTCTGGAGGAAAAACTTGGTCATGTTGATGGGAAATTGCCGGAGCGAGAACCCAGGGATTTTGATGAAATTCCTTCATCTGATTATGGAAGAAACGGAGGATATGGTCATGAATGGAACAGGCAAGTACCATATATTCCGTATGGTTCTGGTTTGGAATCTCTGGACCTTTGTGACAGTATATTCGGTTATTGGCCCTGCTTAGCCAAAATCGAACGGCAGCAGAAATGTCCAGTTTGTGATGAAGCAAACAGAAATGACCCCTGGAAAAGCACAGCAGATTATCTTTTCGGAAGTCCCTATGGATATGGTGAGCAACAGGATGGAGGTAGTGGAAATTATTACGATAGAAGCGGAAGTTATTATCAGTATCAACATCAGTACCTACAGCAATGA
- the LOC113761774 gene encoding DAG protein, chloroplastic, with amino-acid sequence MATLNLSNLTKTLNPSFQSHPKTPTFLQSLPNPFPSASPSFLPLQKSIQLSRIPLVKAASDNNDFSARRSNSSSNEPRETIMLPGCDYNHWLIVMEFPKDPAPTREQMIDTYLETLAKVLGSMEEAKKNMYAFSTTTYTGFQCTVDEETSEKFKGMPGVLWVLPDSYIDVKNKDYGGDKYVNGEIIPCQYPTYQPKQSNRSKYKSKAYVRQRDGPPPERRRPRQGATPESASQ; translated from the exons ATGGCAACTCTCAATCTCTCTAACCTGACCAAAACCCTAAACCCCAGCTTCCAATCCCACCCCAAAACCCCGACTTTTCTGCAATCTCTCCCCAACCCATTTCCTTCTGCCTCCCCATCGTTTCTCCCACTCCAGAAATCCATCCAATTGTCAAGAATCCCGCTTGTAAAAGCAGCTTCTGATAATAATGACTTCTCTGCTAGGAGAAGCAACAGCAGCAGCAATGAGCCGAGAGAGACTATTATGCTACCTGGCTGTGACTATAATCATTGGTTGATTGTCATGGAGTTCCCGAAAGACCCTGCTCCTACTAGAGAACAGATGATTGATACTTATCTTGAAACTCTTGCCAAGGTTCTTGGCAG CATGGAAGAAGCAAAGAAGAATATGTATGCCTTCAGTACGACCACATACACTGGATTCCAGTGCACTGTAGATGAAGAAACATCTGAGAAATTCAAAG gaATGCCAGGGGTTCTGTGGGTCCTTCCAGACTCTTATATAGATGTGAAGAACAAGGACTATGGAG gTGACAAGTATGTAAATGGAGAGATAATACCTTGCCAGTACCCTACTTATCAGCCAAAGCAGTCTAATAGATCCAAGTACAAGAGCAAAGCATATGTGAGGCAAAGAGATGGTCCTCCACCTGAACGAAGAAGACCAAGACAAGGAGCTACTCCAGAATCTGCCTCACAATGA
- the LOC113760439 gene encoding transcription factor bHLH112 — protein sequence MADEFQGEVCGGSWWNSSRSMFGSSPCSSGILHDLGSFGWSTDFLDSKARSSDDQSGNSANSDGSIVIQDLQKPNQPESASNLSIDSTLQILGIGLSSPSTTDWDRALMHGSSNGRSDQSNYQPMLQEDHNSSMNYRQERGLDSCPADQIQKDWSSTLKNNFSTIVEEDSSINSFKSSGNQSLNSITTSSQCTAATCAGVSTSFPISSASYGYSSTLLQTLFDTEASQPQQSLYGTRPMNYPSTTSYQNEFSPSLPRFSPLPKLQNTNSLQLSTNPNFCNGSAAAFNDLRVNFFPSVQSQFPSSTFNEKPSLPSITAKVSNDGIRGLGSVAKKSSSEPAFKRPRIETPSPLPTFKVRKEKLGDRITALQQLVSPFGKTDTASVLHEAIDYIKFLHDQVNVLSTPYLKNGSPIQRQQASDKVKDQEGSKEDLKSRGLCLVPISSTFPVAAETTTDFWTPTFGGTFR from the exons ATGGCAGATGAGTTTCAAGGCGAGGTTTGTGGTGGGAGTTGGTGGAATTCATCAAGAAGCATGTTTGGATCGTCCCCTTGTTCATCTGGGATTCTTCATGACTTGGGAAGCTTTGGATGGTCGACTGACTTTCTAGACTCGAAAGCAAGGTCTAGTGATGATCAGTCTGGTAATTCGGCTAACTCTGATGGTTCTATAGTGATTCAAGATTTGCAAAAACCCAACCAGCCTGAGTCAGCCAGCAACCTCTCTATAGATTCAACCCTCCAAATTTTGGGTATTGGCCTTTCATCTCCATCAACAACTGATTGGGATCGAGCTTTGAT GCATGGGAGTAGTAATGGAAGGTCTGATCAAAGCAATTACCAACCCATGCTGCAAGAAGACCACAATTCGAGCATGAATTATCGGCAAGAAAGAGGGCTCGATAGTTGTCCTGCCGATCAGATCCAAAAGGACTGGAGTAGTACTCTCAAGAACAACTTTTCCACCATAGTTGAAGAAGATTCTTCCATTAACTCCTTTAAATCTTCCGGGAATCAGTCTTTGAATTCCATCACCACCTCAAGTCAATGTACGGCGGCGACTTGTGCTGGTGTATCCACCAGCTTTCCAATTAGTTCAGCTTCCTACGGTTATTCTTCAACTTTGCTGCAAACCCTTTTCGATACTGAAGCATCTCAACCACAACAATCTTTATACGGAACCCGGCCAATGAACTATCCATCTACCACAAGTTACCAGAACGAGTTTTCACCTTCTTTGCCCAGATTTTCTCCCTTGCCAAAGCTACAAAACACTAACAGCTTGCAACTCTCGACCAACCCGAACTTCTGTAATGGATCAGCTGCCGCTTTCAATGATTTGCGGGTCAACTTTTTCCCTTCAGTTCAGTCGCAGTTTCCCTCGTCAACGTTTAACGAGAAACCAAGTCTTCCGAGCATCACTGCAAAG gttagtAATGATGGAATCCGAGGTTTAGGGTCCGTGGCAAAGAAAAGTAGCAGTGAACCGGCATTCAAACGTCCTCGTATTGAAACACCATCGCCATTGCCAACTTTTAAG GTTCGAAAAGAGAAGTTGGGGGACCGAATAACTGCCCTCCAGCAATTGGTTTCACCTTTCGGAAAG ACAGATACTGCTTCAGTTCTCCATGAAGCTATTGACTACATCAAATTTCTACATGATCAAGTCAAT GTGCTAAGTACTCCATATTTGAAAAATGGATCACCCATTCAGCGTCAACAG GCTTCGGATAAAGTAAAGGATCAAGAAGGGTCAAAAGAAGACTTGAAAAGTAGAGGGCTTTGCCTGGTGCCCATCTCGAGTACCTTTCCAGTTGCTGCTGAGACTACAACTGATTTCTGGACTCCGACATTTGGGGGCACATTTAGgtag
- the LOC113762083 gene encoding NAD(P)H dehydrogenase (quinone) FQR1-like, giving the protein MATKVYIVYYSTYGHVEKLAHEIKKGADCVEGVEVKLWQVPETLSAEILGKMGAPQKSDVPIITPHELPEADAFIFGFPTRFGMMAAQFKAFMDATGSLWGAQKLAGKPAGIFYSTGSQGGGQETTPLTAITQLVHHGMIFVPIGYTAGAGMFEMEKVKGGSPYGAGTFAGDGSRQPTELELQIAFHQGKYIAGIAKKLKGSE; this is encoded by the exons ATGGCCACCAAAGTCTACATTGT TTACTACTCAACCTATGGACATGTTGAGAAACTTGCCCATGAGATCAAGAAGGGAGCTGATTGTGTGGAAGGGGTGGAGGTAAAGCTGTGGCAG GTGCCAGAAACTCTTTCTGCGGAAATTCTTGGAAAGATGGGTGCTCCCCAAAAGAGCGATGTCCCTATAATTACTCCACATGAACTCCCTGAGGCTGATGCTTTCATATTTGGCTTCCCCACCAGATTCGGGATGATGGCTGCCCAATTTAAGGCATTTATGGATGCAACAGGCAGCTTGTGGGGAGCCCAGAAGCTGGCAGGCAAGCCTGCTGGTATTTTCTACTCGACGGGATCCCAAGGAGGCGGCCAGGAGACCACCCC ATTGACAGCCATTACCCAACTTGTGCATCATGGGATGATTTTTGTTCCTATTGGCTACACTGCTGGAGCTGGCATGTTTGAGATGGAGAAGGTCAAAGGTGGCAGTCCTTATGGCGCTGGAACCTTTGCTGGTGATGGCTCCAGACAGCCTACTGAGCTTGAGCTGCAAATTGCTTTCCACCAGGGCAAATACATTGCAGGCATTGCCAAGAAATTGAAGGGATCTGAATGA